The sequence below is a genomic window from Labeo rohita strain BAU-BD-2019 unplaced genomic scaffold, IGBB_LRoh.1.0 scaffold_516, whole genome shotgun sequence.
TTGTTCATGCTCACAATTTCCAGGCTTACAAAAAGAGTCCGGGAACGTCTTTTTGGTTGTTTCGTCAAACAAGACATAGCATTCTTTGAAACAACATCAAAAGGTCAGTCATGCAAGATGCTCACTTGGATGCTCAACAGGCTCTATTTTTAATACTGAGTTTCTTCATACAGGTGATATCACCACATGTTTGTCTAGTGATGCATCTCTGATGAGCCGGTCTCTGGCTGCAAATGTCAACATTCTTCTGCGCAGTCTTGTTATGACTATCGGCATCTACTGTTTCATGATTCAGCTCTGCTGGCCCCTGGCCTTGCTCAGTGCTCTTGAGTCACCAATTACTATCACTGCTGAGAAAATATACAACAAGTACTATCAGGtaaatgaaaacactgaaatacaCTGGAtactgtgattaatcatttgaaatgtgtgcctttatatttttgtttatttcatgaaCAAGGCACAGACATATTAttgattaaaggaatagttcacacgaAAATGataatttgctgaaaatatattcatcctcaggccatctgAGATGTAGAggtgtttgtttcttcatcagaacagttttggagaaatgtagcattacatcacttgctcaccaatagaacctctgcagtgaatgggtgccgtctgTCAGACCCTTTGAATGAgagtcagaatgagagtccaaacagctaataaaaatatattagtaatccacaagtaatccacaccactccagtccatcaattaacgtcttgtgatgggaaaatgtgcatgtttgtaataaacaaatccatcaagatgtgTTAACCTTAAACCGTTGATTCTGTCTCTAAtacataatattgctttcttcaAAGAAAAGGttgtctcatctgaatcaggagagacatatgcacaaatcaagctttgtttacaagccaaaacagttctTGACAAATATGTTTGatagtttgaagttaaaaatatcttaatgatggatttgtttaataaaaacataacttttcacttcacaagacattaactgatggactggagtgttgtgaattacttgtggattattgtgatgtttttatcagctgtttggactctcattctgacggcacccattcactgcagaggatccattggcgagcaagtaatgtaatgctacatttctacaaatctttTCAGATGCATAAACTCATttgcatcttggatggcctgagggtgagtaaattttaagtttttggcAGTCTGTCCTGTTAACTTACATGCCTTCTCTTTGTGTTTGTAAGGGGCTGGTGagttcagtgaaaaagtccatagTAAAAAGTAACCAGGTTGCTGGAGAAAGCATTTACCTTATCAGAGCTGTCAGGAGCAATGGGGCTGAGATGGTGGAGCAGAAGATGTATAATGCCAGACTTGAAGAAACATACCATTTTAAAATACGCAGAGACAGTGTCAGAGCTACTTACTTGCTATTCATGAGGGTAATTATCTCAAAAGGCTATATTTTCATTGCAATATATTTGTCCAGGCACTGGGATGTCTGTAAACGATACTAATGaaataacatattttgtttagttatttcAGTTAAGCATGCGGGTGCTGATCATGTGGTATGGGCAGCAAATGATCAAATCAGGTCAAATGACTCCTGGAAACCTTGTGTCCTTCATACTCTACCAAATGGAGATTGGAGGCTATGTACAAGTGAGACACATTTAGAgttgtcatttgtttttaagTAGTCTCATAATAGTAGTTCAAATATCTGTGGGAATTGCACATATATGAAAACAGGTTTATGTGCCACCATTTTCAGACAAACAACATCCATTTATGCAGTAAAAAATCTGTCATGTTCTCTTaaaatttactttcacttttggaaATGAGTGAAAGAAAATAACGTAAAAGATAACTGCAAAAGAGTGGGAAAAATGATTGATAGTAAACtctttaattaaaattgcaCATTTAATTGTTAACATCTGCTTTTCTTTATTCCAGACCTTAGTTGAACTGCATATGGACCTTATTGAGTCACTGGAGTCAGCTGACAAAGTCTTTGAGTATATGGATCACAAACCATCTGTTTTATGTGGTGAGCTTGCACCTGACCAGCTCAAAGGACATgtgatgtttaaaaacattagctTCTCATATTCATCATGCCCAGACAAGAAAGTACTGGAGGTACATTGATTTTACAAAAACCTTTGTAtgaaaaagtttacatacaatacatttagatcaggggtgctcaaccctggtcctggaatCGACttccctgcagagttcagctccaaccctgaccaaacacacctgaaccagctaattaggatctgaaggagcacttgataattccagacaggtgtgtttgattagggttggaactaaactctgcaggaaggtcgatctccaggaacagggttgagcccCCTGATTTagattaagaaaataatttggATGTAAATTGTTACACATCTCAATATATTTGTTCTTTTGCTTATTGGTCTTGAATCTCTGTAGAATGTCTCATTTGAGATGAAACCAGGGTCAATCACTGCACTAGTGGGTGTCTCAGGTGGGGGGAAAAGCACCTGCGTAGCCCTGTTAAAGCACCTTTATGAGCCCCAGTCTGGTGAACTTCTCCTGGATGGAAGGCCCCTAAAGGAATATGATCACAAGTACTTTCACCAAAAGGTAATACCATGCTTTCCTTAAATGCTGCATCATGTACATCTAGATTTGAGATGTTTGGCCCATATCACAATTGAAGTAAGAAGATTTGTGAATAATTCCTGTTTTCAATGCAGGTAGCTGTTGTGAGTCAAGAACCAGAGCTTTTTGCCTGCTCTATTCAGAACAACATCACTTATGGCCTTGACAGTTACTCTGAAGATGTGCTTCAGACTGCAGTTAAACAGGCCCATGTTAACAGCTTTGTTCACTCTCTGAAAGAAGGCTATGATACAGGTAATATATGGATGGAATCTCTACATTTCtgttaaaaatggtaaaatttgtaaataggctgaaatt
It includes:
- the LOC127160984 gene encoding antigen peptide transporter 2 — translated: MMQTADRGPLRTLFRLLSLSRPDVVPICGAFLFLVAAVIGDMLMPAFTGQIIDALNSKFDSNAFASAIFFMGLTSFGGSFSAGCRGGLFMLTISRLTKRVRERLFGCFVKQDIAFFETTSKGDITTCLSSDASLMSRSLAANVNILLRSLVMTIGIYCFMIQLCWPLALLSALESPITITAEKIYNKYYQGLVSSVKKSIVKSNQVAGESIYLIRAVRSNGAEMVEQKMYNARLEETYHFKIRRDSVRATYLLFMRLFQLSMRVLIMWYGQQMIKSGQMTPGNLVSFILYQMEIGGYVQTLVELHMDLIESLESADKVFEYMDHKPSVLCGELAPDQLKGHVMFKNISFSYSSCPDKKVLENVSFEMKPGSITALVGVSGGGKSTCVALLKHLYEPQSGELLLDGRPLKEYDHKYFHQKVAVVSQEPELFACSIQNNITYGLDSYSEDVLQTAVKQAHVNSFVHSLKEGYDTDVGERGGLLSGGQKQRIAIARALIRQPQILILDEVTSSLDTESEKMIQNALACFTTQTTLIVAHRLKTIENADQIIVIDKGMVSEKGTHMELMEKKGIYYRLRESRFNEDNIEATD